A genome region from Macaca nemestrina isolate mMacNem1 chromosome 20, mMacNem.hap1, whole genome shotgun sequence includes the following:
- the LOC105471152 gene encoding leukocyte immunoglobulin-like receptor subfamily B member 1 yields the protein MHRGLLHPHSRVLGGDAMTPILTLLICLGLSLGPRTRVQAGILPKPMLWAEPDRVITQGSPVTLRCQGNLEALGYHLYRERKSASWITSIRPELVRKGQFPIPSITWEDAGRYRCQYYSHSWWSEHSDPLELVVTGAYNKPTLSALPSPVVASGWNVTLQCVSRVAFDGFVLCKEGEDEHPQCLNSQPRTRGASQAVFSVGPVSPSRRWSYQCYGYDSSFPYLWSLPSDLLELLVSGVSKKPSLSVQPGPIVAPGEKLILQCGSDAGYDRFVLYKERGRDFLQCPGQQPQAGLSQANFTLGPVSHSHGGQYRCYGAHNLSSEWSAPSDPLDILISGQTHARPSLSVQPGPTVASGENVTLLCQSQGWMDTFFLTKEGAADAPLHLKSKHRSHKYQAEFPMGPVTSAHAGTYRCYASFSYNPYLLTHPSEPLELVVSGPSGSPSLPLTGPTPTPAGPEDQSLNPTGSDPQSGLGRHLGVVTGVLVAFVLLLFLLLLLFLVLRHRRQGKRWTSAQRKADFQHPAGAVEPEPRDRGLQRRSSPAADTQEENLYAAVKDTQPEDRVELDSRQSPHDEDPQAVTYAQVKHSGPRREMTSPPSPLSEEFLDTKDTQAEEDRQMDTEAAASEDPQDVTYAQLQSLTLRREATEPPPPQEGEPPAEPSVYATLAIH from the exons ATG CACCGAGGGCTCCTCCATCCGCACAGCAGGGTGTTGGGAGGAGACGCCATGACCCCCATCCTCACGCTCCTGATCTGTCTCG GGCTGAGTCTGGGCCCCAGGACCCGCGTGCAGGCAG GAATCCTCCCCAAGCCCATGCTCTGGGCTGAGCCAGACCGTGTGATCACCCAGGGGAGTCCCGTGACCCTCAGGTGTCAGGGAAACCTTGAAGCCCTGGGGTACCATCTATATAGGGAGAGAAAATCAGCATCCTGGATTACATCGATACGACCAGAGCTTGTAAGGAAGGGCCAGTTCCCCATCCCATCCATCACCTGGGAAGACGCAGGGCGGTATCGCTGTCAGTATTACAGCCACAGTTGGTGGTCAGAGCACAGCGACCCCCTGGAGCTGGTGGTGACAG GAGCCTACAACAAACCCACCCTCtcagccctgcccagccctgtgGTGGCCTCAGGATGGAATGTGACCCTCCAGTGTGTCTCACGGGTGGCATTTGACGGCTTCGTTCTGTGTAAGGAAGGAGAAGATGAACACCCACAATGCCTGAACTCCCAGCCCCGTACCCGTGGGGCATCCCAGGCCGTCTTCTCCGTGGGCCCCGTGAGCCCGAGTCGCAGGTGGTCGTACCAGTGCTATGGTTATGACTCAAGCTTTCCCTATTTGTGGTCTTTACCCAGTGATCTCCTGGAGCTCTTGGTTTCAG GTGTTTCTAAGAAGCCGTCACTGTCAGTGCAGCCGGGTCCTATCGtggcccctggggagaagctgaTCCTCCAGTGTGGCTCTGATGCCGGCTATGACAGATTTGTTCTATACAAGGAGCGGGGACGTGACTTCCTCCAGTGCCCTGGCCAGCAGCCCCAGGCTGGGCTCTCCCAGGCCAACTTCACCCTGGGCCCTGTGAGCCACTCCCACGGGGGCCAGTACAGATGCTACGGTGCACACAACCTCTCCTCCGAGTGGTCGGCCCCCAGTGACCCCCTGGACATCTTGATCTCAG GACAGACCCATGCCAGACCCTCCCTCTCAGTGCAGCCGGGCCCCACAGTGGCCTCAGGAGAGAACGTGACCCTGCTGTGTCAGTCACAGGGATGGATGGACACTTTCTTTCTGACCAAGGAGGGAGCAGCTGATGCCCCCCTGCATCTGAAATCAAAGCACCGGTCTCATAAGTACCAGGCTGAATTCCCCATGGGTCCTGTGACCTCAGCCCACGCGGGGACCTACAGGTGCTACGCCTCATTCAGCTACAACCCCTACCTGCTGACTCACCCCAGTGAGCCCCTGGAGCTCGTGGTCTCAG GACCCTCTGGGAGTCCCAGCCTCCCACTCACTGGTCCCACCCCCACACCTG CAGGCCCTGAGGACCAGTCCCTCAACCCCACGGGGTCGGATCCCCAGAGTG GTCTGGGAAGGCACCTGGGGGTTGTGACCGGTGTCTTGGTGGCCTTCGTCctgctgctcttcctcctcctcctcctcttcctcgtcCTCCGACATCGACGTCAGGGCAAACGTTGGACATCAG CCCAGAGAAAGGCTGATTTCCAACATCCTGCAGGGGCTGTGGAGCCAGAGCCCAGAGACAGAGGCCTTCAGAGGAG GTCCAGCCCAGCTGCCGACACCCAGGAAGAAAACCTCT ATGCTGCCGTGAAGGACACACAGCCTGAGGACAGGGTGGAGCTGGACAGTCGG CAGAGCCCACACGATGAAGACCCCCAGGCAGTGACATACGCCCAGGTGAAACACTCCGGACCTAGGAGAGAAATgacctcccctccctccccactgtcCGAGGAATTCCTGGACACAAAGGACACACAGGCGGAAGAGGACAGGCAGATGGACACTGAG GCTGCTGCATCTGAAGACCCCCAGGATGTGACCTACGCCCAGCTGCAGAGCTTGACCCTCAGACGGGAGGCAACTGAGCCTCCTCCACCCCAGGAAGGGGAACCTCCAGCTGAGCCCAGCGTCTACGCCACTCTGGCCATCCACTAA